The proteins below are encoded in one region of Podarcis raffonei isolate rPodRaf1 chromosome 6, rPodRaf1.pri, whole genome shotgun sequence:
- the TP53TG5 gene encoding TP53-target gene 5 protein isoform X2 yields the protein MKALEKKKQCPKIIDVESGASQTSNLVHVRSHLRRIIKKLVLLKMLKSPNRRIEWLCELAHKYRKMLAIGSALDSGASCSGVCTPSEEPPAPNVSMIDEPAMEVEEVAIIDKVDEPKSTTEATSPEAASSELYEALSLKCLPQRIHMPARRVLCRPSNLRWVKPCCTRSCSETLEHVVTIPYSECQKRHPRF from the exons ATGAAAGCCTTGGAGAAGAAGAAACAATGTCCAAAG ATCATTGATGTGGAGAGTGGAGCATCTCAGACAAGCAATTTGGTACACGTAAGGAGCCACCTAAGGAGG ATAATAAAGAAACTGGTTCTCCTCAAAATGCTCAAGAGTCCAAACCGCAGAATCGAGTGGCTTTGTGAATTAGCGCACAAGTACAGGAAGATGTTAGCGATTGGGAGTGCTCTGGATTCAGGTGCTTCCTGCTCCGG GGTGTGCACCCCCTCTGAGGAACCTCCAGCACCTAATGTCAGCATGATTGATGAGCCTGCCATGGAAGTTGAGGAAGTTGCTATAATAGACAAGGTAGATGAGCCTAAATCGACAACTGAGGCAACATCCCCAGAGGCGGCTTCTTCAGAATTGTATGAGGCGCTCTCCTTGAAATGCCTGCCCCAGCGGATTCACATGCCTGCGCGCAGAGTGCTCTGTAGACCATCGAATTTGAGATGGGTCAAGCCATGCTGCACACGATCATGTAGTGAGACTCTGGAGCATGTCGTCACCATCCCTTATTCAGAATGTCAGAAGCGGCATCCA AGGTTCTGA
- the TP53TG5 gene encoding TP53-target gene 5 protein isoform X3: MKALEKKKQCPKIIKKLVLLKMLKSPNRRIEWLCELAHKYRKMLAIGSALDSGASCSGVCTPSEEPPAPNVSMIDEPAMEVEEVAIIDKVDEPKSTTEATSPEAASSELYEALSLKCLPQRIHMPARRVLCRPSNLRWVKPCCTRSCSETLEHVVTIPYSECQKRHPSRA, encoded by the exons ATGAAAGCCTTGGAGAAGAAGAAACAATGTCCAAAG ATAATAAAGAAACTGGTTCTCCTCAAAATGCTCAAGAGTCCAAACCGCAGAATCGAGTGGCTTTGTGAATTAGCGCACAAGTACAGGAAGATGTTAGCGATTGGGAGTGCTCTGGATTCAGGTGCTTCCTGCTCCGG GGTGTGCACCCCCTCTGAGGAACCTCCAGCACCTAATGTCAGCATGATTGATGAGCCTGCCATGGAAGTTGAGGAAGTTGCTATAATAGACAAGGTAGATGAGCCTAAATCGACAACTGAGGCAACATCCCCAGAGGCGGCTTCTTCAGAATTGTATGAGGCGCTCTCCTTGAAATGCCTGCCCCAGCGGATTCACATGCCTGCGCGCAGAGTGCTCTGTAGACCATCGAATTTGAGATGGGTCAAGCCATGCTGCACACGATCATGTAGTGAGACTCTGGAGCATGTCGTCACCATCCCTTATTCAGAATGTCAGAAGCGGCATCCA AGCCGGGCCTGA
- the TP53TG5 gene encoding TP53-target gene 5 protein isoform X1 — translation MKALEKKKQCPKIIDVESGASQTSNLVHVRSHLRRIIKKLVLLKMLKSPNRRIEWLCELAHKYRKMLAIGSALDSGASCSGVCTPSEEPPAPNVSMIDEPAMEVEEVAIIDKVDEPKSTTEATSPEAASSELYEALSLKCLPQRIHMPARRVLCRPSNLRWVKPCCTRSCSETLEHVVTIPYSECQKRHPSRA, via the exons ATGAAAGCCTTGGAGAAGAAGAAACAATGTCCAAAG ATCATTGATGTGGAGAGTGGAGCATCTCAGACAAGCAATTTGGTACACGTAAGGAGCCACCTAAGGAGG ATAATAAAGAAACTGGTTCTCCTCAAAATGCTCAAGAGTCCAAACCGCAGAATCGAGTGGCTTTGTGAATTAGCGCACAAGTACAGGAAGATGTTAGCGATTGGGAGTGCTCTGGATTCAGGTGCTTCCTGCTCCGG GGTGTGCACCCCCTCTGAGGAACCTCCAGCACCTAATGTCAGCATGATTGATGAGCCTGCCATGGAAGTTGAGGAAGTTGCTATAATAGACAAGGTAGATGAGCCTAAATCGACAACTGAGGCAACATCCCCAGAGGCGGCTTCTTCAGAATTGTATGAGGCGCTCTCCTTGAAATGCCTGCCCCAGCGGATTCACATGCCTGCGCGCAGAGTGCTCTGTAGACCATCGAATTTGAGATGGGTCAAGCCATGCTGCACACGATCATGTAGTGAGACTCTGGAGCATGTCGTCACCATCCCTTATTCAGAATGTCAGAAGCGGCATCCA AGCCGGGCCTGA